A section of the Callithrix jacchus isolate 240 chromosome 14, calJac240_pri, whole genome shotgun sequence genome encodes:
- the B3GNT2 gene encoding N-acetyllactosaminide beta-1,3-N-acetylglucosaminyltransferase 2, with the protein MSVGRRRIKLLGILMMANVFIYLIVEVSKSSSQEKNGKGEVIIPKEKFWKISTPPEAYWNREQEKLNRQYNPILSMLANQTGEAGRLSNVSHLNYCEPDLRVTSVVAGFNNLPDRFKDFLLYLRCRNYSLLIDQPEKCAKKPFLLLAIKSLTPHFARRQAIRESWGRESNAGNQTVVRVFLLGQTPPEDNHPDLSDMLKFESEKHQDILMWNYRDTFFNLSLKEVLFLRWVSTSCPDTEFVFKGDDDVFVNTHHILNYLNSLSKSKAKDLFIGDVIHNAGPHRDKKLKYYIPEVVYSGLYPPYAGGGGFLYSGHLARRLYHITEQVHLYPIDDVYTGMCLQKLGLVPEKHKGFRTFDIEEKNKNNICSYVDLMLVHSRKPQEMIDIWSQLQSAHLKC; encoded by the coding sequence ATGAGTGTTGGACGTCGAAGAATAAAGTTGTTGGGTATCCTGATGATGGcaaatgtcttcatttatttgattGTGGAAGTCTCCAAAAGCAGTagccaagaaaaaaatggaaaaggagaagTAATAATACCCAAAGAGAAGTTCTGGAAGATATCTACCCCTCCCGAAGCATACTGGAACCGAGAGCAAGAGAAACTGAACCGGCAGTACAACCCCATCCTGAGCATGCTGGCCAACCAGACGGGGGAGGCGGGCAGGCTCTCCAATGTAAGCCATCTGAACTACTGCGAACCTGACCTGAGGGTCACATCGGTGGTTGCGGGTTTTAACAACTTGCCGGACAGATTTAAAGACTTTCTGCTGTATTTGAGATGCCGCAATTATTCACTGCTTATAGATCAGCCGGAAAAGTGTGCAAAGAAACCCTTCTTGTTGCTGGCGATTAAGTCCCTCACTCCGCACTTTGCCAGAAGGCAAGCCATTCGGGAATCCTGGGGCCGAGAAAGCAACGCGGGGAACCAAACGGTGGTGCGAGTCTTTCTGCTGGGCCAGACACCCCCAGAGGACAACCACCCCGACCTTTCAGATATGCTGAAatttgagagtgagaagcaccaaGACATTCTTATGTGGAACTACAGGGACACTTTCTTCAACTTGTCTCTGAAGGAAGTGCTGTTTCTCAGGTGGGTAAGTACTTCCTGCCCAGACACTGAGTTTGTTTTCAAGGGCGATGACGATGTTTTTGTGAACACCCATCACATCCTGAATTACTTGAATAGTTTATCCAAGAGCAAAGCCAAAGATCTGTTTATAGGTGATGTGATCCACAATGCTGGACCTCATCGGGATAAGAAGCTGAAGTACTACATCCCAGAAGTTGTTTACTCCGGCCTCTACCCACCCTATGCAGGGGGAGGGGGGTTTCTCTACTCTGGCCACCTGGCGCGGAGGCTGTACCATATCACTGAGCAGGTCCATCTCTACCCCATTGATGACGTTTATACTGGAATGTGCCTTCAGAAACTCGGCCTCGTTCCAGAGAAGCACAAAGGCTTCAGGACATTTGATATTGAGGAGAAGAACAAGAATAACATCTGTTCCTATGTAGATCTGATGTTAGTACATAGTAGAAAACCTCAAGAGATGATTGATATTTGGTCTCAGTTGCAGAGTGCtcatttaaaatgctaa